The following nucleotide sequence is from Streptomyces sp. NBC_00239.
GTGAAGGGGGTGTGCGGGATGGGGGTGTCGGGATCAGGAGTAGAAGGCGGGCTTGGGGGCCAGTTCCACGGGTGCGCGCACCCCGGTGTGCTGGGCCCGCACGCCGGCCGCGCTGACGGCTGCGGCCGCGTATCCGTCCCAGGCGCTGGGCCCGGTCACCCGGCCCCGCCGGGTGGCCTCCACCCAGCGGCGGAGCTGGCGGTCGTAGGCGTCCGCGAAGCGCACCGTGTAGTCCTGGGTGATCGATCCGCCCCAGCGGCCCCCGGACTGCACGACCATGGCCTGGCCGTCGCCGATGCGGGCGCTCCCGGACTCGCAGACCGCCTCGCACTGCACCTGGTAGCCGAAACCGCAGTTGACGAAGATCTCGACGTCGACGATCGCGCCGCCCGCGGTCTCCAGCAGCACCAGTTGCGGATCGCGCAGGCCCTCGGGGGCGGCCGAGGAAGAGGCCGGGGAGAGCACCGACACCGCCGTGATCTCCTGCCCCAGCAGCCAGCGGGCCGCGTCCACCTCGTGCACCACCGAGTCGTTGACGAGCATCTCGGAGGTGAAGAAGGACGGCGAGGACGCGTTGCGGTGCCGGCAGTGCAGGAACAGCGGCCGGCCCAGCTCCCCGCCGTCCAGCAGCGCCTTCAGCTGCTCGTACTCGGCGTCGTACCGCCGCATGAAGCCGACCTGTACCCGCCGCCGGCCCAGCCGCTGTTCGGCCTCCATCACCCGCAGGGCACCCGCCGCGTCCGGGGTCAGCGGCTTCTCGCAGAGCACCGGGAGGTCCCGTTCCAAACACTCCAGCAGCGCCGCCTCGTGCGCCGGACCGGGGGAGGCGATCAGCACCGCGTCCACCCCGGGTGCGGCCAGCGCCGCGGCCGGGTCGGTGTGCGCGGTACAGGCGTCCAGGCCGGCCGCCACCTGCTTGACCCGGTCCCCGTCCGGGTCGGCGACGGCCACGACCCGGGCCCCGCTGATCATCCGGTCGATGCGCCGTACGTGGTCCGCGCCCATCCGGCCCGTGCCGATCACTGCGATTCCGAGCGTCCCGCTCACCGTTCCCCCTCCGCGTGGTGTCCTCACCGGCCCATCCTGCCCGCTGGCGCGGCCCGCCCCGTCAGCGCAGCCCGCACCCGTTCAGATAGGCGCGGGTACGGCGGGCGATGGGCAGCGGCTGCTCCGGCGGGCAGGGGTACATGTCCTGCTCCACGATCGCGAAGAGCTCGGTGCCCAGCCGCTGGGCGGCCGCCAGCACCGGGCCCAGCTCCGGCACGCCGGCCGGCGGCTCGCACATCACCCCGCGCGCCACCGCCGGACCGAACGGCACCCCGTCGGCCACCACTTCGGCCAGGACCCGCGGATCCACCTGCTTGAGGTGCAGATAGCCGAGCCGCTCCCCGTACGTCTCGATCAGCTCCACGCTGTCGCCGCCGCAGTAGGCGTAGTGCCCGGTGTCCAGGCACAGCGAGACCGCTTCGGGATCGGTGGCGTCCAGAAAGCGCGCCACGTGCTCCGGGGTGTCGATGTGGGTGTCAGCGTGCGGGTGCACCACGATCCGGAGCCCGTACCGCTCCTGGACCTCGCGCCCCAGGCGTTCGGTCTGGCGGGCCAGTTGCCGCCACTGGTCCGCGGTCAGCTCGCTGTCCTCGATCATCGCGCCGGTCTTGTCGTCCCGCCAGAACGAGGGAATGACCACGAGGTGGCGGGCTCCGGTCGACCGGGTCAGTGCGGCGATCCGCGACACGTGGTCCCAGGTCTCCTCCCAGACCGCCGGCCCGTGATGGAGTCCGGTGAAGACCGTTCCCGCCGACACCTTCAGCCCGCGCTTCGCGGTCTCCTCGGCCAGTCGCGCGGGATCGGTGGGCAGGTAGCCGTACGGGCCGAGTTCGATCCACTCGTATCCGGCGTCGGCCACCTCGTCGAGGAAACGCTCCCAGCCGGTCTGCCGGGGATCCTCGGGGAACCACACCCCCCAGGAGTCCGGAGCCGAGCCGAGTCGCATACGGGTCAACGCGGGCGGGGAGGAGGTCATACGGCCACCTTAGGCAGGAACACGCACGGAAAGCGGGAGGAATGCTGTGACCACCGATCCGTTTGAGCTGATCACGATGGGGCGGATCGGGGTGGATCTCTACCCACTCGAAACGGGGGTGCCGCTCGGCCGGGCGGACACCTTCGGAAAGTTCCTCGGGGGTTCACCCACGAACGTGGCCGTCGCGGCCGCCCGCCTCGGCCGGCGCACCGCCGTGGTCACCCGTACCGGCGCCGACCCCTTCGGCGCCTACCTGCGGGAAGAGCTGCGCGGGTTCGGGGTCGACGACCGCTGGGTGGCCGAGGTCCCCGCCTACCCGACCCCGGTCACCTTCTGCGAGATCTTCCCGCCGGACCGGTTCCCGCTGTACTTCTACCGCTTCCCCAAGGCACCCGACCTGGAGATCCACACCGCCGAACTCGACCTCGGGGCCCTGTCCGCCGCCCGGATCCTGTGGACCACCGGAACCGGCCTCAGCGCCGAGCCCAGCCGGTCCGCGACCCTGGCCGCGCTGGCCGCCCGCAACCGGTCCGGGATCACCGTCTTCGACCTCGACTGGCGCCCGATGCTGTGGGACGGCCCGCCGCACGCCGCCTACCGCGAGGCCCTCGCCCTGGCCACGGTCGCCGTCGGCAACACCGACGAGTGCGAGATCGCCACCGGCATCCGGGAGCCGTACGCGGCGGCCCGCGCGCTGCTGGCCGCAGGTGTGGAGCTCGCCGTGGTCAAGCGCGGCCCGGAAGGCGTCCTCGCCGTCCACCGGGACGGCACCACCGCCGAGGTGCCGCCGGTGCCCGTCGAGACCGTCAACGGGCTGGGTGCGGGCGACGCCTTCGGCGGCGCCCTCTGCCACGGCCTGCTCGCGGGCTGGGACCTGGAGCACGTGATGCGGTACGCGAATGCGGCCGGCGCCATCGTGGCCTCCCGGCTGGCCTGTTCCTCCGCCATGCCCTTCCCCGCCGAGGTCGACGAGGTGCTCGCATCGTGCCGGTGACCGCCGAACACCGACTGGACCACACCCGGCTGCGGATCCTCACCCTCGCACCGGGCGAGCGCCACGAGAGCGCGAGCGGACCGGCCGAGTGGATCCTGCTGCCCCTCGCCGGCTCCTGCCGGGTCACCGTCACCCCCGCCACCGGACCCGAGACCGTCCTCGAACTGCACGGAAGGGAGAGCGTCTTCACCGCCCTCACCGACTTCGCGTACCTCCCGCGCGGGGCCCGC
It contains:
- a CDS encoding Gfo/Idh/MocA family protein, translated to MSGTLGIAVIGTGRMGADHVRRIDRMISGARVVAVADPDGDRVKQVAAGLDACTAHTDPAAALAAPGVDAVLIASPGPAHEAALLECLERDLPVLCEKPLTPDAAGALRVMEAEQRLGRRRVQVGFMRRYDAEYEQLKALLDGGELGRPLFLHCRHRNASSPSFFTSEMLVNDSVVHEVDAARWLLGQEITAVSVLSPASSSAAPEGLRDPQLVLLETAGGAIVDVEIFVNCGFGYQVQCEAVCESGSARIGDGQAMVVQSGGRWGGSITQDYTVRFADAYDRQLRRWVEATRRGRVTGPSAWDGYAAAAVSAAGVRAQHTGVRAPVELAPKPAFYS
- a CDS encoding sugar phosphate isomerase/epimerase family protein, which encodes MTSSPPALTRMRLGSAPDSWGVWFPEDPRQTGWERFLDEVADAGYEWIELGPYGYLPTDPARLAEETAKRGLKVSAGTVFTGLHHGPAVWEETWDHVSRIAALTRSTGARHLVVIPSFWRDDKTGAMIEDSELTADQWRQLARQTERLGREVQERYGLRIVVHPHADTHIDTPEHVARFLDATDPEAVSLCLDTGHYAYCGGDSVELIETYGERLGYLHLKQVDPRVLAEVVADGVPFGPAVARGVMCEPPAGVPELGPVLAAAQRLGTELFAIVEQDMYPCPPEQPLPIARRTRAYLNGCGLR
- the iolC gene encoding 5-dehydro-2-deoxygluconokinase, which encodes MGRIGVDLYPLETGVPLGRADTFGKFLGGSPTNVAVAAARLGRRTAVVTRTGADPFGAYLREELRGFGVDDRWVAEVPAYPTPVTFCEIFPPDRFPLYFYRFPKAPDLEIHTAELDLGALSAARILWTTGTGLSAEPSRSATLAALAARNRSGITVFDLDWRPMLWDGPPHAAYREALALATVAVGNTDECEIATGIREPYAAARALLAAGVELAVVKRGPEGVLAVHRDGTTAEVPPVPVETVNGLGAGDAFGGALCHGLLAGWDLEHVMRYANAAGAIVASRLACSSAMPFPAEVDEVLASCR